One Brassica napus cultivar Da-Ae chromosome C2, Da-Ae, whole genome shotgun sequence DNA window includes the following coding sequences:
- the LOC106453850 gene encoding uncharacterized protein LOC106453850 has protein sequence MTQGQLLGTSGDVRDGEGTRKRMKISVPHFNNSALIKTYSKTLIGRCMNPPEQEMKALIQNIPKIWKLEDRVVGTDLGFGKFQFDFETEEEIETVLKLQPYHFDYWMLALARWQPKKTQLFPSEITFWVRVLGVPMEFKTSPTFESIGDALGRTVSVNLDNSRVQVVVDAFQQLCFETTVDFKCGEFYEGEEVAISLR, from the coding sequence ATGACGCAGGGTCAGTTGCTGGGCACCAGTGGGGATGTGAGAGATGGAGAAGGCACGCGGAAAAGGATGAAGATTTCAGTGCCGCACTTTAACAACTCGGCTCTCATCAAAACCTATTCCAAAACCTTGATTGGCAGATGCATGAATCCTCCAGAACAGGAAATGAAGGCGTTGATACAGAATATTCCAAAGATATGGAAACTGGAGGATCGAGTGGTGGGGACAGATTTGGGTTTTGGCAAATTTCAGTTCGATTTTGAGACAGAGGAAGAAATTGAAACGGTGTTGAAACTGCAACCCTATCACTTTGACTACTGGATGCTCGCTCTGGCACGTTGGCAACCGAAGAAGACACAGCTCTTCCCATCAGAAATAACCTTTTGGGTTCGCGTTCTTGGCGTGCCGATGGAGTTTAAGACGTCCCCTACCTTTGAAAGTATTGGAGATGCGCTTGGACGAACGGTCTCTGTGAACTTGGATAATTCTAGAGTCCAAGTGGTGGTGGATGCTTTCCAACAATTATGTTTCGAGACCACAGTGGATTTTAAATGTGGAGAGTTTTATGAGGGTGAGGAAGTTGCGATATCCTTGAGGTAA